One window of Channa argus isolate prfri chromosome 4, Channa argus male v1.0, whole genome shotgun sequence genomic DNA carries:
- the LOC137125945 gene encoding actin-related protein 3, translated as MAGRLPACVVDCGTGYTKLGYAGNTEPQFIMPSCIAIKESAKVGDQAQRRMMKGVDDLDFFIGDEAIDKPSYATKWPIRHGIVEDWDLMERFMEQIIFKYLRAEPEDHYFLLTEPPLNTPENREYTAEIMFESFNVPGLYIAVQAVLALAASWTSRQVGERTLTGTVIDSGDGVTHVIPVAEGYVIGSCIKHIPIAGRDITYFTQQLLREREVGIPPEQSLETAKAVKERFSYVCPDLVKEFNKYDTDGSKWIKQYTGINAISKKEFTIDVGYERFLGPEIFFHPEFANPDFTQPISEVVDEVIQNCPIDVRRPLYKNIVLSGGSTMFRDFGRRLQRDLKRTVDARLKLSEELSGGKLKPKPIDVQVITHHMQRYAVWFGGSMLASTPEFYQVCHTKKDYEEIGPSICRHNPVFGVMS; from the exons ATGGCGGGGCGGCTACCGGCTTGTGTTGTTGACTGCGGCACAGG gTACACAAAGCTTGGCTATGCAGGCAACACAGAACCACAGTTCATCATGCCTTCAT GTATTGCCATAAAAGAATCGGCCAAGGTTGGAGACCAGGCCCAGCGCCGGATGATGAAGGGCGTTGACGACCTGGACTTTTTCATCGGGGACGAAGCCATTGACAAACCATCATATGCAACAAAG TGGCCCATTCGTCACGGAATAGTCGAAGACTGGGACCTGATGGAGAGATTTATGGAGCAGATCATCTTCAAGTATCTGCGGGCAGAACCTGAAGATCATTATTTCCTTTTG ACAGAGCCTCCTCTCAACACACCAGAAAATAGAGAGTACACAGCCGAGATCATGTTTGAGTCCTTCAACGTGCCCGGTCTGTACATCGCTGTTCAG GCTGTCCTGGCGCTGGCTGCCTCCTGGACATCCAGACAGGTGGGAGAACGAACACTGACAGGCACAGTGATTGACAGCGGAGACGGAGTCACGCACGTCATCCCGGTG GCTGAAGGCTACGTCATCGGCAGCTGCATTAAGCACATCCCCATCGCTGGTCGAGACATCACGTACTTCACCCAACAGCTGCTGAGGGAGCGAGAGGTGGGAATACCTCCAGAACAGTCTCTGGAAACGGCCAAAGCTGTCAAG GAGCGGTTCAGCTACGTCTGTCCCGACCTTGTGAAGGAGTTTAACAAATATGACACAGACGGCTCCAAGTGGATCAAACAGTACACAGGCATCAATGCCATCAGCAAAAAAGAGTTCACCATCGATGTTGGCTACGAACGTTTCCTTGGCCCTGAGATCTTCTTCCATCCTGAG TTTGCCAACCCGGACTTCACCCAGCCGATCTCAGAGGTGGTGGATGAGGTCATTCAAAACTGCCCCATTGATGTCAGACGCCCCCTGTACAAG AACATTGTGCTCTCTGGAGGCTCCACCATGTTCAGGGACTTTGGCAGACGCCTGCAGAGGGACCTCAAGAGGACTGTTGACGCACGACTGAAGTTGAGTGAAGAGCTGAGTGGTGGCAAGTTAAAG CCCAAGCCCATTGATGTGCAAGTCATCACTCATCACATGCAGAGGTACGCTGTCTGGTTCGGAGGATCAATGCTGGCATCTACT cCCGAGTTTTACCAAGTGTGCCACACCAAGAAAGACTACGAGGAGATCGGGCCGAGCATCTGCCGCCACAACCCTGTATTCGGAGTCATGTCTTAG
- the LOC137125946 gene encoding transmembrane protein 182-like: protein MAPADRLKVLLFLALFFGAAGFLFTLLSCGTEYWLLAAESCSRVGDRRGEAGDVRVFHEGLFWRCSFMAVSHEYSIWDLWISKQPSSTVCQAAFLFPFPLNEPRQPWLEMQSLATEPYEPHSAIVFRTFWSIFLVTGIAAVVTGGLVVICAGPLVNHKLYKVGGALQLCGGFCLLAVVVMFVMWFHVLDILEQFALRQRVLSCPSFHLSAQHGPSFLMAPVAVFFCLLAGLLFILVGRRVQGIQVDKRNKAPELSAPDIYL from the exons atggcTCCTGCAGACAGGCTGAAGGTGCTCCTCTTCTTGGCTTTGTTCTTTGGAGCGGCGGGGTTTTTGTTCACGCTGCTGTCCTGCGGGACCGAGTACTGGCTCCTGGCTGCAGAGTCCTGCAGTCGTGTGGGGGACAGACGTGGG GAGGCTGGCGATGTGAGGGTCTTCCACGAGGGTCTGTTTTGGCGCTGCTCGTTCATGGCAGTTTCCCATGAATACTCTATATGGGACCTGTGGATCT CAAAACAGCCATCTTCAACGGTCTGTCAGGCTGCCTTCCTCTTCCCGTTTCCTCTTAATGAGCCACGTCAACCATGGCTGGAGATGCAAAGTTTGGCCACAGAACCCTATGAACCTCACTCTGCTATTG TTTTTAGGACCTTCTGGAGCATCTTCCTCGTCACAGGTATCGCAGCTGTTGTCACAGGCGGCCTGGTCGTCATTTGTGCCGGGCCCCTGGTCAACCACAAACTCTACAAAGTGGGCGGGGCCCTTCAGCTTTGTGGCG GCTTTTGCCTGCTGGCAGTGGTGGTGATGTTTGTGATGTGGTTCCACGTGCTGGACATTCTGGAGCAGTTTGCCCTCCGCCAGCGAGTCCTCAGCTGCCCGTCCTTTCACCTCAGCGCCCAGCACGGCCCTTCCTTCCTGATGGCTCCGGTCGCCgtctttttctgtctgctggCCGGACTGCTCTTCATCCTGGTGGGCCGACGTGTGCAGGGGATACAGGtggataaaagaaacaaagccCCTGAACTTTCAGCACCTGATATTTATCTGTGA